Genomic DNA from Vagococcus luciliae:
TTAGTGGAGAGAATAGATGAAATAAAAATTTTGAATTGCAAAGAAACACTAGTTATTGTATGATAAAGAGTAGACTGTGAAAGGACGTGTGTCAGTTGGAAATTAAAGCTTTTGAAGGCGTAAATAAAAATGAATTGTCGATGATTGAAGTTGCACATGCAATTTTAAATCAACGTGGAGACATTATTGATTTTAGTGATTTAGTAAATGAAATCCAAAACTACTTAGAAAAAGCAGATAGTGAAATTCGTGACATCTTGCCACAATTTTATACAGACTTAAATATTGACGGAAGTTTTATTTCTTTAGGAGATAATCGTTGGGGCTTACGTAGCTGGTATCCAATCGATTCAATTGACGAAGAAGTTTCTGGTGTGGATGACGATGAAGAAGAAACACCACGTCGTAAAAAACGTAAAAAAGTTAATGCGTTTATCGCAATGGATGACGATGCCATTGATTATAATGATGATGATCCAGAAGATTTGGACTTAGTCGATCATGATGAAGATGATGATGAGTTGTATGAAGATGAAGAAGATGAAACAAAAGAAATCAAAGAATACACAACTGATTTATCAGAAATCGGTGCTGACAATGACGTTGATGATGACGTGCCAGAAGGTGTAGAAGAAGATCTAACCATCGTTGAAGAAGATGATTTATACGACAATGATGATGAAGAAGACGAAGAATTATAATAAAAAGAGTGTCATTTGATGCTCTTTTTTGTTTATTATAGAATAGGAGAGATAGCAATGATTAGTGAGGTAGTAGATAAAATAATTTTTGTATTAAATGCTTTTTCAGTGATTATTCTCTTAGTGGGTGTGGCAAAAGCCATCGTTGATTTTACTAAAAATGAATTTGGAAGCGGCACAAGGGAAGAAATATCTTTCAGAAATAATAAAATTAAATTATATTTAGGATCTTATATATTACTAAGTTTGGAAGTGCTTATTGCGTCAGATATTATTGAAACTATTTTAAACCCATCAACACAAGATATTGTTATCTTAGGTGGAATTGTCGTGATCAGAACAGCTATCTCTTATTTTTTAGGAAAAGAAATTGAACAAACACATAATGAGGAAGAGTAGAGATACTCTTTCTTTTTTTATAAGCATAACGCTTGATTTTTAAAATGAAAGCAGATACAATCTTAACTATACCAAATGATAAAAAAATAAAAGGAGAATTGTTATGACAGCTGTTAACGATATATACAAAGAATATAATTTGTTTATTAATGGAGAGTGGACAAAAGGCGCTAAGGGAGAGATGTTAGATACTTTTTCGCCTGTAAATGGAGAAAAAATTGGCTCATTTGTTGATGCCGTTGATGCCGACGTTGATGCTGCCGTTGAAGCAGCACAAAATGCTCTGCCTGAATGGCGCGATTGGTCACTTGTTGATAGAAGTAATTTATTATTAAAAATTGCAGATGTCATTGATGAGAATATGGAGCATTTAGCTTACGTAGAGTCTATCGACAATGGAAAACCAATTCGTGAAACAAAAGCGATTGATGTACCACTTAGTGCCGATCATTTTAGATACTTTGCTGGTGTGATACGTAGTGAAGAAGGATCAGCACAATCACTAGATAAAGACACATTAACTTTAATATTAAGAGAACCAATCGGGGTGGTTGGACAAATTATTCCATGGAATTTTCCAATTCTTATGGCAGCGTGGAAATTAGCTCCAGCTCTAGCTGCTGGAAATACTATCGTCATTCATCCATCATCATCCACTTCTTTAAGCTTATTAGAATTAGTTAGGTTGATTGGTCCAATGTTACCAAAGGGTGTGTTAAATTTAATTACAGGTAAAGGATCTAAATCAGGCGATTATATGTTAAAACATGATGGATTTAATAAACTAGCCTTTACAGGATCAACAGAAGTTGGCTATAAAGTTGCTCGAGCTGCAGCAGATAAATTAATTCCTGCAACCCTTGAATTGGGTGGTAAATCAGCGAATATCTTCTTTGATGATATGCCATTTGAAAAAGCAGTTGAAGGAGCGCAACTTGGTATTTTGTTTAATCAAGGACAAGTATGTTGTGCAGGATCAAGAATTTTCGTTCAAGAAGGAATCTACGATAAATTCGTAGCAGAATTAAAAGAAAAATTTGAAGCCGTAGTCGTTGGGGATGCGTTGGATGAAAATGTCCAAATGGGTGCCCAAGTGAATGAAGGACAAGTAAATAAAATTTTAGAAGCGGTAGAAGTGGGACGTAAAGAAGGTGCAACAATTTTAACAGGTGGAAAACGTCTTGATGGTGACTTAGGAAAAGGATGTTATGTGGCACCAACACTTTTAACTGATGTAACAAATGATATGGAAGTTGCCCAAGAAGAAATTTTTGGTCCTGTGGCTGTTGTGATCAAGTTTAAAACAATTGATGAAGTAATTAAAATGGCAAACGATTCTGAATATGGTTTAGGTGGTGGTGTTTGGACTAAAAATATCAACACAGCTCTTAAAGTGAGTCGAGGAATTGAAACAGGACGTGTATGGGTAAATACATATAATCAAATTCCTGCTGGAGCACCATTTGGTGGAT
This window encodes:
- a CDS encoding aldehyde dehydrogenase family protein — encoded protein: MTAVNDIYKEYNLFINGEWTKGAKGEMLDTFSPVNGEKIGSFVDAVDADVDAAVEAAQNALPEWRDWSLVDRSNLLLKIADVIDENMEHLAYVESIDNGKPIRETKAIDVPLSADHFRYFAGVIRSEEGSAQSLDKDTLTLILREPIGVVGQIIPWNFPILMAAWKLAPALAAGNTIVIHPSSSTSLSLLELVRLIGPMLPKGVLNLITGKGSKSGDYMLKHDGFNKLAFTGSTEVGYKVARAAADKLIPATLELGGKSANIFFDDMPFEKAVEGAQLGILFNQGQVCCAGSRIFVQEGIYDKFVAELKEKFEAVVVGDALDENVQMGAQVNEGQVNKILEAVEVGRKEGATILTGGKRLDGDLGKGCYVAPTLLTDVTNDMEVAQEEIFGPVAVVIKFKTIDEVIKMANDSEYGLGGGVWTKNINTALKVSRGIETGRVWVNTYNQIPAGAPFGGYKKSGIGRETHKAILDAYSQFKNIYIDTKETGFNLY
- the rpoE gene encoding DNA-directed RNA polymerase subunit delta, with amino-acid sequence MEIKAFEGVNKNELSMIEVAHAILNQRGDIIDFSDLVNEIQNYLEKADSEIRDILPQFYTDLNIDGSFISLGDNRWGLRSWYPIDSIDEEVSGVDDDEEETPRRKKRKKVNAFIAMDDDAIDYNDDDPEDLDLVDHDEDDDELYEDEEDETKEIKEYTTDLSEIGADNDVDDDVPEGVEEDLTIVEEDDLYDNDDEEDEEL
- a CDS encoding DUF1622 domain-containing protein — encoded protein: MISEVVDKIIFVLNAFSVIILLVGVAKAIVDFTKNEFGSGTREEISFRNNKIKLYLGSYILLSLEVLIASDIIETILNPSTQDIVILGGIVVIRTAISYFLGKEIEQTHNEEE